From the genome of Desulfovibrio sp. JY:
GGCAAAGGGGGCATGGGCCAGGGACGGCACCACGGCCAGAATGGTCTGGCCGTGACGCAGGCCGGAAAGCAGCGACTCGTCCACCTGGGCGGCCAGTTCGAAGCCGCCGCCGGACTGGTCGATCAGGGCCAGCGGCGAGCCGGCGGTGACAAAGGCCCCCTGGTCCACGTAGCGCTTGGCCAGGATGCCGTCGAAGGGCGCGGTGATGCGGGTGTAGGTCCGAAGCGCGGCCAGTTCGCCGAGCTTGGCGGTCACGGAGTCGCCCTGGGCCGCCGAGCCCTCGACCTGCCGGGTCAGGACGTCGTATTCGGCCTTGGCTTTGTCGTAGTCCTCCTGGCTGACGGCGCGCTGGGCGAGCAGCCGGCCCATGCGCTCCATGGTCGTCCTGGCCAGGGCCGCCTTGGCGGACAGGGACTGGCGTTCGCGCAAGGCCTGCTCCCGCGAGGCGACAAGTCCCTGCTCCTGGCTGGTGAGGTCCTTGTCGTCGATGCGCATGATGACCTGCCCGGCGCGCACCATGTCGCCCTCGCGGGCAGTCACGGCCTCCACCGCGCCGGAAACCTTGCTGGCCAGGGTGACGCTGTTTTGCGACTCCACCTCGGCCGGAAACGACCGGCACTCCACCACGGGACGGCGCACGGCCGCCTGGACAGGGGCCGTAACCTCGCGGGGAGGCACGGTCTTTTGCGGTTTATCGCCGGAACAGGCAACCAGCAGGGCCAAAAACGCAAACAGGGGAACAAGGCGTCTTTGCATGGTTTCATGCAATTCCACGCCTCGCGTTTCCTGTCAATGCAGTCCGGTGCAGAGACGCAAGGCCGCGTTGCAGCGGCGGCGCGGCATTTCACAGAGGCGCGATAGGAAATAAAGATCAGGGGCCGGGAAAGCGCCAGGGAACCACGGGCGCGGCATTGACCGCGTCCACGCGCCATGCGTCGCCGGCGACATCCAGGATGTTCAGGCGACAGTAGTCCTGGCCCAGGCGGAACAGGTGGGTCAGGTCGAGCCCCAGGGCGTGGCACAGCACGGTGCGGTTGACGCCGCCGTGGGCCACGACCAGCACGTTGCCGGGTATGGCGGCCAGCTCGCTTACAGCGGCGACGGCGCGCCCCTGGACGTCGGCGAAGCTCTCCCCGCCCTCGGGGCAAAAGCCGGTCAGGTCGTTGCCCCGGCGTTCGTAGGCTCCGGGAAAGCGCTCCCTGACCGCCTCCACGGTGAGCCCCTCCCAGCTGCCGAGGTTGATCTCGCGCAGGCGCGGCTCCGGGCGCACGGCGATGTCCCGGCCATCAAGCACCAAGGCGGCGGTTTCGAGACACCGGGACAGGTCGGAGCTGACCGCGGCGGCGAATGCCACCCCGGCCAGCGGCTCGCGCCACAGCTTCGCCTGCTCCCGGCCCGCCTCGGTCAGGGGAAAGTCGGTCTGGCCGATGAACCGGCGCGGCTTCTGCTGGATGATGGCCCCGTGGCGCATCAGATAGATCGTGCCCATGTTCCTCCCCGGCGGCTGTCCGTTGCGTGGAGCCTCTTTTCTAGCCGTGAAGGCGCGGGCGGCGCAACCCGGAATTGCCCATAAAAAAAGGCGGCGAAGCCGCGCCCCACCGCCCTTTGCGCCGTCATTGCCCGGGGCAGGCTACCATTTGCGGTAAGGCAGAAACTTCCCGTTCATGGTGACCACCACCCGGTCGCCCTTGGGGTCGGCCTTGCGGTCCACGGACAGCTCGAAGTCGATGGCGCTCATGATGCCGTCGCCGAACTCCTCGTGGATGAGCTCCTTGAGCGTGGTGCCGTAGACCTGCGTGACCTCGTGGAACCGGTAGATGAGCGGGTCCACGGGCACGGTCGCGTCCAGGCTGCCTTTCATCGGGCATTCCTGCAGGGCGGCCGCCACATCCGGCCCGAGCCCGAGGACCGTCGCGGCCTTTTGCGCCTCCTCGGCGTTCAGGCTGTTCTGGCCGAGCAGGGCCGAGGTGGCCCAGACCTTGTCGCCGCCGACGGCCGCGGCGATCTTGGCCCAGGTGAGCCCTTTTTCCTTTTTCGCCGCCAGGATGGCTTCCGTCGCTTCCTTTCGCGTCATGGACATGGCCGCCTCCTTTGCCAAATTTGTCATCAGTTTACGCCTTGGCCGCGCTTCGGACAAGGCCGCAGCCCGCATCCCGAGGGCCCGCCGGCCATTGACGCCGGGCGCGCCGGCCTTTACTTGTCCCCCCACGGGCGGCCCGGCCGCCACGATCCGGGAGGCTTCTTTCCACCATGGCCCGCATTCTCTACGGCGTGCACGGCTCCCAGCACGGCCACGCCATCCGCGCGCTCATCCTGGCCCGCCATCTGGCGACGCTCGGCCACGAGTTCCTTTTCGTCTCCAGCGAAGAGGGCGCGCAACTGCTGTCGCGGGAATTCCCGGTGGAACGCTTCGAAAACCCCGGCACCCGCTACAAAAACCAGCGCCTGGACACCCCGGCGACCCTGAAGCTCGCCGGCCGCACCCTTTGGCGGCGCAAGGCGGAGCTCGCCCGCCTGGCCGGCATGATCCGGGACTTCCGCCCGGACGCGGCCATCTCCGACTACGAATATTTCGTGCCCATCGCGGCGAAGCGGGCCGGCATCCCCTGCCTGTCCCTGGACCACCAGCACGTCATCTCCTGCTGCCGCCACGACGTGCCGGCGAAACTTTTGCCCGACTATTGGGGCATCCTGGCCTCCATCCGCTTCCTTTTTTCCGCCGCCAGCGACTACCTCTCCATCTCCTTTTACCAGCCCCCGACCAAGCCCGGGGCCAGGGCCGTGGTCGCCCCACCCATCCTGCGGCGCTCGGTGGTCGAACGCACGCCGAGCCATGGTTCGCACATCCTGGTCTACCAGAGCTGCGGCATCCGCGACGCCTTCGCGCCGTATCTGCGCGGCATCGACCGGGAATTTCGCGTCTACGGCTACCGCATGGACAAGGTGGAAGGAAACCTGACCTTCCGGAACTACTCCGAGGAAGGCTTTCTCGACGATCTGGCCTCGTGCGCCTACGTGGTCTGCGGCGGCAGCCACAACCTCATGAGCGAGGCGCTCTATTTCGGCAAGCCGGTGCTGTCGTTTCCGGTGCCCGGCGCCTTCGAGCAGCAGTTAAACGCCATCTACCTGGAACGCCTGGGCTACGGCCGGGCCGCCTCCATGGACCGGCTCACGTCCGATCTGCTGCCGGATTTCGAAAAAGACCTCCCGGGCATGCGCCGGCGCATCGCCAACGGGAAATTTTACGGCAACGACGCGGTCTTTGCCCTGGTTGAAGCGTTTTTACGCGAGGGACGCCTGCCGGGACGGTCGTAAACCGCCTCTTGCCCCTGGCGCATCGCCCCCGCTTTTTTTACACTGTCCGAACCCGCATTCCCATCAAGCCTGAAGGAGGCCCCATCATGCGCCGTGTTTCGCTGATCCTTGCGGCGGCTTTCGCCCTTTTGTGCGCAACCGCCGCCATGACGTTCGCCGCCGGCAAACCGCTGACCTTCGGTCTGCTGCTTGTCGGCCCCTACAACGACAAAGGCTACAGCCAGGCCCAATACGAGGGCGGCAAGTACGTCGAGGCCCACCTGCCCGGCTCGAAGATGCTCTACCTCGACAAGCTCAATCCCGCCGACCGGCCCGGGGTCACCATCCCCCAGGTGGTGGACGATCTGGCCGCCAAAGGGGCCACCCTCATCCTCGCCGGCTCCGACGACATGAAGGACGGCATCCGCGAGGCCGCCAGCCAGCACCCGGAACTGACCTTCGTCCACGTTTCCGGCGACGACGTGCTGACCGGCAAGGCCCCGAAGAACCTGGGCAACCTCTTTTCGAAGATGGAATACGCCAAGATGATGGCCGGCTTTTCCGCGGCCATGACCACCAAGACCGGCAAGATCGGCTTCCTGGGACCGCTCATTAACGACGAGACCCGCCGCCTGGCCGACGCCGCCTACCTCGGCGCGCGCCATGCCTGGGTCGACGTGCGCGGCCAAAAGCCCGAGGACCTCACCTTCAAGGTGTCCTGGATCGGCTTCTGGTTCAACATCCCAGGCGTGACCGCCGACCCCAACCAGCTGGCCGGCTCCTTTTTCGACCAGGGCTTCGACGTCATCATCTCCGGCATCGACACCCCGGAAGCCCTGACCGTGGCCGCCGCCCGACGCAACGCCGGAGCCGACGTCCACGCCCTGCCCTACGACTACAAGGACGCCTGCCAGGGCGCGCCCGAAGCCTGTCTGGGCGTTCCCTACTTCAACTGGGGCCCCCCGTTTCTGACCATCGCCAAGGCCGTTGCCGACGGGACCTACAAGCCCGCCTTCACCTGGCTGTCCCCGGACTTCGCCGCCTTAAACGACCCGGACAAGAGCCCGGTCGGCTTCATGCCCGGCAAGGGGCTGTCCGCCGAGGCCAAAAAGGCCCTGGACGCCTTTGTCGCGGACCTCGGCTCGGGCAAGGCGAACCTCTACGCCGGACCGCTGGAATACCAGGACGGCTCGGTGTTCGTGCCGGCCGGCCACACGGCCACGGACAAGGAACTGTGGTTCTGTCCCCAGCTTCTGCGCGGCATGGAAGGGGCCAGCGCCTCCAAATAGGGGGCGGGGTTCCCGGAGCACGCCGCATGGAAATCGTCCTTTCCGGCATCGTCAAACGGTTCGGGGCGCTCGCCGCCAACGACGGCGTGACGGCAGCGCTCGCCCCGGGCCGTATCCACGGCATCCTCGGCGAAAACGGAGCCGGCAAGTCGACGCTCATGCGCGTCTTGTGCGGGACCTACGCCCCGGATGCCGGGACCATCCGCATCGACGGCCGGGAATACGCGAAGCTCTCGCCCGAAGCGGCCTCGCGCCTGGGCATCGGCATGCTGTCCCAGGACCCCCTCGACTTCCCGCCGCTTAAGGTCTGGGAAAACTTCGCCATAAGCGGCGGCGAGGTCCGCTCCCGGACCGAGGCCAGGCAGCGTCTGCGCGCGGTCTGCGCCCGCATGGGCTTCGACCTCCCGCCCGACGCCGCCGCCGCCGACCTGTCCGTGGCCCAGCGCCAGCATCTGGAGCTGGCCCGGCTCATGGACCGCGACGTGCGCCTTTTAATCCTCGACGAGCCGACCACGGGCATCTCCCCGGCCCAGAAGGAAGCGCTTTTCGGCGTGCTGCGGGCCTTCGTGGCCGACGGCGAACGCATCGTGGCCCTGGTCACCCACAAGCTGGCCGAGGCCAAAGAGCTTTGCGACAAGGTCTACGTCCTGCGCCAGGGCAAACTGGCCGGCGCCTTCGACGCGCCGCTTGACGGCCCGGCGATCCTTTCGGCCATGTTCGCCGGCCAGGGCGAAGTGCTCTGCGATATCCTGGACAGCCCGGTCCCGCCCGCGCCCCGGCCCGTGGCCACGGACGCGACGCCGCCCCTGCTGCGGCTGCGCAAGGCCGTCATCGCCGACGAGAAGACCGTGCTTGCGCCCTGCACCCTGACCGTTATGCCCGGGGAGATCGTCGGGCTGGCCGGCATCGCCGGCGGCGGCCAGGAGGCCTTTTTGCGCGGGCTGGCCGGCATCGCCCCGATTGTGGCCGGCGCGCTGGAAATTGACGGCAACGCCCTGGCCGGCAAACCGGCCCGGCGGTTCCTGGCCGCCGGCGTCCACCACCTGCCCGCCTCGCGCATGGAGGAAGGGCTTTTTCCGGGCCTGTCGCTTCTGGACCACGTGCGGCTGGCCTTTCCCGACAAGCGCCGGCAGGCGGCCACGATCTTCGCCGAGCGCTGCGTGGGGCGCTTCCGCCTGACCGACACGCCGAACGCCCCGGCCGCCTCGCTTTCCGGCGGCAACCAGCAGCGCCTGCTGCTCTCGCTCATTCCGGACGACACCAAACTCCTTTTGGCCGACAACCCCACGCGCGGCCTGGACGCGGCCTCCATCGCCCAGATCTGGGACCATTTCCGGGAGCGCGCGGCTGCGGGCGCCGCCGTGCTCTTTTTCTCCGAGGACCTCGACGAACTGCTGGCCCATGCCGGCCGGGCCCTCGTCTTTTACAACCGGACCATCGTGGCCGACCTGCCGGCCGAAGCGTTGCAGGCCGGGCTCGTCGGCGACCTCATGACCGGCCGGGCCTCTGCGGAGGCGGCATCATGATGCGCGCCGCTCCCCGCGCCCTGGCCCGGGCCGCCTTTGCCGTCGGTCTGGCCCTGGCCGCGACCCTCGCCATCGTGGCTGCCTCGGGCGCGCCGCCACTCGAGACCCTGGCCGTCATGGCCCAGGGCGGGTTCGGCTCCGAAGCGGCCTGGCTGCGCACCCTGTCCTCGTTCGCCCCGCTGCTCTTGTGCGGCGCGGCCCTTTGCGTCACCTTCGCCGCCAATCTCTGGAACATCGGCGTGGAGGGCCAGATCACCATGGGGGCCCTCGGCTGTCTGTGGTTCCTGCGCGCCGTTTCTCCCGCCGGGCCCCTGCCGCCGGGGCTGGCCGTCACCCTGTCGCTCCTGGCGGCCATGGCCGGCGGCGCGGCCTGGGCGCTTTTATCCGGCGTACTGCGCACCCACGGCCGGGTGCACGAGATCTTTTCCGGCCTGGGGCTCAATTTCGTGGCCATGGGCGTGTCGCTGTGGCTGATCCTCGGGCCCTGGAAGCGGCCGGGCATGGCGTCCTTAAGCGGCACGGCCCCCCTCGACCCCGCCCTGTGGCTGCCGGCCCTCGGCGGCCGGCCCATGAGCCTTGTCGGCCCCATTCTCGCCGTTTTGGCCTTTGCCGGCGTGGTCTGGCTCCTCACGCGCACCTTTTTCGGCCTGACCCTGTCCGCCGTGCGCCAGAACTCCCTGGCCGCCGAACGACTCGGCCTTGCGCCCAAGATCCGGATACTCACGGCCATGGGCATCGGCGGCGCCTTGGCCGGCCTGGCCGGCGGAGTGCTCATCGCCGGGCTCTACCACCGGCTTATCCCTTCCGTTTCCGGCAACTACGGCTACACGGCCATCCTGGCCGTTCTTTTGGCCTCTGGCAGCCTGCCGGCCGTGCCCCTGGCCTGCCTTTTTTTCGCCGCCCTGGCCGTGGGCTCCATCCAGCTGCCCCTGACCCTGTCCCTGGACTCCTCGTTGGCCGGCGTCATCCAGGGCGTGCTGGTGCTGACCCTTTTCGCAGCCAGGGGGCTCTGGCCGGCCGCATCGCGGAGGAAGCCGTGAGTTTCGGCTATATGGAGGCGCTTTTCGCCTCGGTGCTTTTCGCCGCCGCGCCGCTGATCGTGGCTTCGCTCGGCGAGACCGTGGCCGAGCGCGCCGGAGTCATCAACCTGTCGCTCGACGGCACGCTCCTTTTTTCCGCCATGGCCGCCTTCACCGTGGCCCGGGTGACCGGCAACCCCTGGTTGGGGCTTTTGGCCGGGGCCGGAGCCGGGGCGGCGGTGGCCGCGGTGCTGGTTCTCTTCGGCCAGGCGCTTCGGGTTTCGGAGCTGGCCGTCGGGTTCGTGCTGACGCTTTTTTGCCGCGAACTGGCCTACTTCCTCGGCCATGCCCAGGCACGCCGGCCGGGGCCGGATCTTGGCGTCCTCCACATCCCGGGGCTGGCCGACCTGCCGTTTCTCGGCAAGGGCGTGTTCCACCAGAGCCCGGTGGTGCTTTTAAGCCTGCTGGCCGTGGCCGGGGTCTGGTTTTTCCTCATGCGCACCAAGACGGGACTGCTTGTGCGGGCGGTCGGCGAATCGCCCGAGGCGGTCAAGGCGCGGGGATTTTCCGTGGCCAGGGTGCGGTTTTGGTGCTGTCTGGCCGGCGGGGCCATGGCCGGATGCGCCGGCGGCTTTTATTCCCTGGCCGTCAAGCCCGGCTGGGGTCATCCGCAGGGCTGCGAGGGCGCGGGCTGGATCGCGCTGGCCATCGTCATCTTCGGCGGCTGGAAACCGGCCCGGGTGGCGCTTGGGGCGCTCTTTTTCGCCGCCATCCAGGTGGCCGGCATCGCGCTGCAGGACGCGCTGCCCGGGCTTTCGGGCACGCTTTTCCAGATCGCGCCCTTCCCGGTCATGATCATCACCCTGCTGGTGGTCAACCTGCGCCGCTCGGCCGCGTTTCGCGAAGCCGCCCGCCGCGTGCCCATCCTCGGCCGGCTCATGCCGCGCAGCGCCGGCGGTGCGCCCGGGGCCATCGTCGGGGCGTTGGACAGGGGATTTTAGGAGGGGAAACCGGGGGGAAACCTTTCTTGCAGAAAGGTTCTCCCCCCGGACCCCCTTTCCAAAGACTCTTAACGATGACGGTTGGTTATTCGCAATACAATCCGTAACCGTTAAAAAGTTTAGGAAGGGGAGAGCGCGAGAGGGGAGAACCCTTTTTAAAGGGTTTCCCCTCTCGCACATCTCAAAGCTATCCAACCCTTTTGCCATGCGACGTTGGTTGCCACCACGCCCCATTTGCGATAACGCAACCCGAGTTTGCGGCGCAAGCCGCCAAATCTTTGCCAACGGACCGGAGCGCCATGAGAAAACGACCGCTTACCCCGGGATCATATTATCGCCTGCCCTGGAACCTTGCCGACAACGCCATCACCTGGCTCGAGCCGACCACCAAGTGCAATCTGTACTGCGAGGGTTGTTACCGCGAAAACGACCCCGACGGGCACAGACCCCTGGCCGACGTCATCCGGGAGTTGGAGGAAGTCAAGAAGCTGCGGCACACCGACGGCATCTCCATCGCCGGCGGCGAACCCCTCATCTATCCCGACATCGTTCCGCTGGTCCGTTACGTTGCCTCCAAGGGCTGGAAGCCCATCATCAATTCCAACGGCCAGGCGCTCACCCCGGAACTCGTGCGCGAACTGGCCGCGGCCGGCCTCATCGGCTTCACCATGCATGTGGACTCGCACCAGCGCCGTCCCGGCTGGAAAGGGGCCAGCGAAAAGGATCTGTGCGAGCTGCGCCTCAAACTCGCCAACATGATCCACGAGCACGGGGAAGGCAAGATCGCCTGCTCGTTTAACGCCACCATCTACCGCGACACGCTCTCCGAAATCCCCATGCTCACGCGGTTCGCCCACGAGCATATCGACATCATCCAGACGATGGTGTTCATCCTGTTCCGCTCGGCGCGAAAGAAAAACAATTTCGACGTGTTCGCCAACGGACGTCCCGTGGACGTCGGCAACCTCGTCTACCAGCTCGACAACCAGGAAGAACACCAGGACCTCTCCTCCCAGGAGATCGCCGACGCCATCCGCCTAGCCTACCCCGACCACGAGCCCTGCGCTTACCTGAACGGTACCGAGAATCCGCTGTCCATGAAGTGGTTGCTCACGCTTCGCGTCGGCGACAAGAACGAGATCCTGGGCTACCTCGATGCCAAGTTCGCCGAATGGACCCAGATTTTCCACCACCTTTTCTTCGGCACCTACCTGGCCTATTCGCGGCCGTGCTGGATGCGCTGGGTGCAAAAGCTGGCCCTGCTCACGCCGTTCAACAAGAGCCTGCGCAAGATTTTCTGCAAGCTGCTCACCCGGCCCAGGATGTGGAGCAAGCCGCTCAATATCCAGTCGATCATGGTCATCCAGCCCTGCGACCTGCTCGACGACGGCCGCCAGGACATGTGCGACGGCTGCCCGGACTCGATCTTCCACGACGGCAAGATGGTCTGGAGCTGCCGGGTGGACGAGCTGGAAAAATTCGGCGCCTTCATCCAGTGCGCCCCGCGCGGCGGTTGCTGCGGCGGCGGCAAGCCGGCCCCCCAGCCCGAGTCGACGCCGGAACCCGAGCCGGCCCCTGAACAGGTCAAGGAGCCGGAACCAGCGCCCGAGCCCGTGAAAGAGCCCGAGCCCAAACCGGAACCGACCCCGGAGCCCACCCCGGAAGCCAAGCCCGAACCGGCACCGGAACCCGTCAAGGCACCCGAACCGGCTCCCGCGCCGGCCAAGGAACCCGAGCCGACGCCCGTGCCCGCGCCGCGCCAGGAAACCGTCCCGGCCGCCAGAACCATGAGCGAGCCGGCCATCAAGGTCGAAAT
Proteins encoded in this window:
- a CDS encoding efflux RND transporter periplasmic adaptor subunit, which encodes MQRRLVPLFAFLALLVACSGDKPQKTVPPREVTAPVQAAVRRPVVECRSFPAEVESQNSVTLASKVSGAVEAVTAREGDMVRAGQVIMRIDDKDLTSQEQGLVASREQALRERQSLSAKAALARTTMERMGRLLAQRAVSQEDYDKAKAEYDVLTRQVEGSAAQGDSVTAKLGELAALRTYTRITAPFDGILAKRYVDQGAFVTAGSPLALIDQSGGGFELAAQVDESLLSGLRHGQTILAVVPSLAHAPFAVTVSAIVGRVDPASRTFKLKCALPDAVPGADGPPRAGMFGRVFVPARTAEKLLVPETCLAHRGDLPTVAVVGKDDILHFRVVKTGASFLAAKFDGKTYLTDSQAFEGSGGEYFADVLSGLSDGERVACDPGATLREGDRLVGAAK
- a CDS encoding histidine phosphatase family protein — its product is MGTIYLMRHGAIIQQKPRRFIGQTDFPLTEAGREQAKLWREPLAGVAFAAAVSSDLSRCLETAALVLDGRDIAVRPEPRLREINLGSWEGLTVEAVRERFPGAYERRGNDLTGFCPEGGESFADVQGRAVAAVSELAAIPGNVLVVAHGGVNRTVLCHALGLDLTHLFRLGQDYCRLNILDVAGDAWRVDAVNAAPVVPWRFPGP
- the cynS gene encoding cyanase, with translation MSMTRKEATEAILAAKKEKGLTWAKIAAAVGGDKVWATSALLGQNSLNAEEAQKAATVLGLGPDVAAALQECPMKGSLDATVPVDPLIYRFHEVTQVYGTTLKELIHEEFGDGIMSAIDFELSVDRKADPKGDRVVVTMNGKFLPYRKW
- a CDS encoding BMP family ABC transporter substrate-binding protein, with protein sequence MRRVSLILAAAFALLCATAAMTFAAGKPLTFGLLLVGPYNDKGYSQAQYEGGKYVEAHLPGSKMLYLDKLNPADRPGVTIPQVVDDLAAKGATLILAGSDDMKDGIREAASQHPELTFVHVSGDDVLTGKAPKNLGNLFSKMEYAKMMAGFSAAMTTKTGKIGFLGPLINDETRRLADAAYLGARHAWVDVRGQKPEDLTFKVSWIGFWFNIPGVTADPNQLAGSFFDQGFDVIISGIDTPEALTVAAARRNAGADVHALPYDYKDACQGAPEACLGVPYFNWGPPFLTIAKAVADGTYKPAFTWLSPDFAALNDPDKSPVGFMPGKGLSAEAKKALDAFVADLGSGKANLYAGPLEYQDGSVFVPAGHTATDKELWFCPQLLRGMEGASASK
- a CDS encoding ATP-binding cassette domain-containing protein; this translates as MEIVLSGIVKRFGALAANDGVTAALAPGRIHGILGENGAGKSTLMRVLCGTYAPDAGTIRIDGREYAKLSPEAASRLGIGMLSQDPLDFPPLKVWENFAISGGEVRSRTEARQRLRAVCARMGFDLPPDAAAADLSVAQRQHLELARLMDRDVRLLILDEPTTGISPAQKEALFGVLRAFVADGERIVALVTHKLAEAKELCDKVYVLRQGKLAGAFDAPLDGPAILSAMFAGQGEVLCDILDSPVPPAPRPVATDATPPLLRLRKAVIADEKTVLAPCTLTVMPGEIVGLAGIAGGGQEAFLRGLAGIAPIVAGALEIDGNALAGKPARRFLAAGVHHLPASRMEEGLFPGLSLLDHVRLAFPDKRRQAATIFAERCVGRFRLTDTPNAPAASLSGGNQQRLLLSLIPDDTKLLLADNPTRGLDAASIAQIWDHFRERAAAGAAVLFFSEDLDELLAHAGRALVFYNRTIVADLPAEALQAGLVGDLMTGRASAEAAS
- a CDS encoding ABC transporter permease; translation: MMRAAPRALARAAFAVGLALAATLAIVAASGAPPLETLAVMAQGGFGSEAAWLRTLSSFAPLLLCGAALCVTFAANLWNIGVEGQITMGALGCLWFLRAVSPAGPLPPGLAVTLSLLAAMAGGAAWALLSGVLRTHGRVHEIFSGLGLNFVAMGVSLWLILGPWKRPGMASLSGTAPLDPALWLPALGGRPMSLVGPILAVLAFAGVVWLLTRTFFGLTLSAVRQNSLAAERLGLAPKIRILTAMGIGGALAGLAGGVLIAGLYHRLIPSVSGNYGYTAILAVLLASGSLPAVPLACLFFAALAVGSIQLPLTLSLDSSLAGVIQGVLVLTLFAARGLWPAASRRKP
- a CDS encoding ABC transporter permease: MSFGYMEALFASVLFAAAPLIVASLGETVAERAGVINLSLDGTLLFSAMAAFTVARVTGNPWLGLLAGAGAGAAVAAVLVLFGQALRVSELAVGFVLTLFCRELAYFLGHAQARRPGPDLGVLHIPGLADLPFLGKGVFHQSPVVLLSLLAVAGVWFFLMRTKTGLLVRAVGESPEAVKARGFSVARVRFWCCLAGGAMAGCAGGFYSLAVKPGWGHPQGCEGAGWIALAIVIFGGWKPARVALGALFFAAIQVAGIALQDALPGLSGTLFQIAPFPVMIITLLVVNLRRSAAFREAARRVPILGRLMPRSAGGAPGAIVGALDRGF
- a CDS encoding radical SAM protein, with translation MRKRPLTPGSYYRLPWNLADNAITWLEPTTKCNLYCEGCYRENDPDGHRPLADVIRELEEVKKLRHTDGISIAGGEPLIYPDIVPLVRYVASKGWKPIINSNGQALTPELVRELAAAGLIGFTMHVDSHQRRPGWKGASEKDLCELRLKLANMIHEHGEGKIACSFNATIYRDTLSEIPMLTRFAHEHIDIIQTMVFILFRSARKKNNFDVFANGRPVDVGNLVYQLDNQEEHQDLSSQEIADAIRLAYPDHEPCAYLNGTENPLSMKWLLTLRVGDKNEILGYLDAKFAEWTQIFHHLFFGTYLAYSRPCWMRWVQKLALLTPFNKSLRKIFCKLLTRPRMWSKPLNIQSIMVIQPCDLLDDGRQDMCDGCPDSIFHDGKMVWSCRVDELEKFGAFIQCAPRGGCCGGGKPAPQPESTPEPEPAPEQVKEPEPAPEPVKEPEPKPEPTPEPTPEAKPEPAPEPVKAPEPAPAPAKEPEPTPVPAPRQETVPAARTMSEPAIKVEIPPAVVTPAPVPAKAPEAKPVPEPVKEAEPKAAATPAKEPEPAKAPEPTPAKAAEPAPKPAAKAAPAAPAKGAKPAKGKAADKATKAADKTAKKAGKATKKKSKAR